A stretch of Labrus mixtus chromosome 7, fLabMix1.1, whole genome shotgun sequence DNA encodes these proteins:
- the rad18 gene encoding E3 ubiquitin-protein ligase RAD18 isoform X2 → MAFQVEADFPPGLSSLNNVDTLLRCPICFDFLNITMMTKCSHNFCSLCIRKFLSYKLQCPLCNTAATEQDLRNNRLLDDLVVNFRAARQQLSKANFDSPPISPKTPASAVKCKTPREKGQKCKSTVLSHFFQKRPKTSPSKETRRESSAAHCTQQGSRTARTSNVISADLHSATAQPPVCVKEEPIDAEEGSMQTFMSIKQEDTCSYFINTGAEMAHSSSPFKDVKPVIKVECPVCSVSVPQQFINKHLDTCLSRGEKKESLRSSIGGTRRPMGKAVYNLLSLQELKRRLRECHLSMQGSRDQMIKRHREFVQIYNAQCDSLNPKSAEDIAKEVEANEKIKNQLQGKAKPVLVFSKKQSEEEIEEVHSNYRKQHSSDFSRLIAQVRGRLETSRQTRIKQEAVADGGDKHKPHSADQAEESEGCLVLKVEEREEDEESSAGVINLSSSPTHSDVSISSSISDIFGPEPTRNPEDAETTSAQKRSSSSRREDSASPPILGKRRRKT, encoded by the exons ATGGCCTTTCAGGTTGAAGCGGATTTCCCCCCTGGCCTGtcatctttaaat AATGTTGACACCCTGCTCAGGTGTCCCATTTGCTTCGACTTCCTCAACATAACAATGATGACTAAATGTTCTCACAACT TTTGCTCCTTGTGTATCCGAAAATTTCTGTCCTATAAGCTGCAGTGTCCTCTTTGCAATACA gCAGCAACAGAACAAGATCTAAGGAACAACCGTTTGTTGGATGATTTAGTTGTAAACTTTCGAGCTGCAAG gCAGCAGTTGTCAAAGGCAAATTTTGACTCTCCTCCAATATCCCCAAAGACTCCAGCTTCAGCTGTCAAATGCAAAACTCCCAGAGAGAAAGGCCAGAAGTGTAAGAGCACCGTTTTGAGTCACTTTTTCCAAAAGAGGCCAAAGACATCTCCCTCGAAAGAAACCCGTCGAGAAAGTTCTGCTGCTCATTGTACTCAGCAGGGATCGCGGACTGCACGCACTTCCAATGTAATCAGCGCTGATCTGCATTCAGCTACTGCTCAACCTccagtgtgtgtgaaggaagAACCGATTGATGCGGAGGAGGGATCTATGCAGACGTTCATGTCAATCAAACAGGAGGACACATGCTCATACTTTATAAACACAGGAGCGGAGATGGCACATTCCTCTTCACCATTCAAAGATGTAAAGCCTGTAATCAAAG tggagTGTCCTGTGTGTTCTGTGAGCGTGCCGCAGCAGTTCATCAACAAGCATCTGGACACGTGTctgagcagaggagagaagaaggagagcttGAGGAG TTCCATTGGTGGGACAAGGCGCCCGATGGGGAAGGCGGTGTACAACCTGCTGTCCCTGCAGGAGCTGAAGAGGAGGCTGAGGGAGTGCCACCTCTCCATGCAGGGCTCACGGGACCAGATGATCAAAAGACACCGGGAGTTCGTCCAAATCTACAACGCTCAGTGTGATTCCTTAAACCCAAAATCAG CTGAAGATATTGCCAAAGAGGTGGAGGCCAATGAGAAGATCAAGAATCAGCTGCAGGGGAAAGCCAAACCT GTCCTGGTTTTCTCAAAGAAGCAGTCTGAGGAGGAGATAGAGGAAGTGCATTCTAACTATC GGAAGCAGCACAGCAGTGACTTTTCCCGTCTGATTGCTCAGGTCCGAGGTCGCCTAGAGACCAGCAGACAGACCCGCATCAAACAGGAAGCCGTTGCAGATGGAGGGGACAAACATAAACCACACTCTGCAG ATCAAGCTGAAGAATCTGAAGGCTGTTTAGTGCTGAAggtagaagagagagaggaagatgaagagtcATCAGCAGGAGTGATTAACTTATCTTCAAGCCCCACTCATAGTGACGTGTCCATCAGCAg TTCAATTTCGGACATCTTTGGTCCAGAGCCTACCAGAAACCCTGA
- the rad18 gene encoding E3 ubiquitin-protein ligase RAD18 isoform X3 — MAFQVEADFPPGLSSLNNVDTLLRCPICFDFLNITMMTKCSHNFCSLCIRKFLSYKLQCPLCNTAATEQDLRNNRLLDDLVVNFRAARQQLSKANFDSPPISPKTPASAVKCKTPREKGQKCKSTVLSHFFQKRPKTSPSKETRRESSAAHCTQQGSRTARTSNVISADLHSATAQPPVCVKEEPIDAEEGSMQTFMSIKQEDTCSYFINTGAEMAHSSSPFKDVKPVIKVECPVCSVSVPQQFINKHLDTCLSRGEKKESLRSSIGGTRRPMGKAVYNLLSLQELKRRLRECHLSMQGSRDQMIKRHREFVQIYNAQCDSLNPKSAEDIAKEVEANEKIKNQLQGKAKPVLVFSKKQSEEEIEEVHSNYRKQHSSDFSRLIAQVRGRLETSRQTRIKQEAVADGGDKHKPHSAAVQQTQAGLDQSHRHHNRWTATACNSTQYQKALFTQTNQHQVAECQSKRPAVNHSGAFSRWGHALNKYMNVVFCCLFVHLLE; from the exons ATGGCCTTTCAGGTTGAAGCGGATTTCCCCCCTGGCCTGtcatctttaaat AATGTTGACACCCTGCTCAGGTGTCCCATTTGCTTCGACTTCCTCAACATAACAATGATGACTAAATGTTCTCACAACT TTTGCTCCTTGTGTATCCGAAAATTTCTGTCCTATAAGCTGCAGTGTCCTCTTTGCAATACA gCAGCAACAGAACAAGATCTAAGGAACAACCGTTTGTTGGATGATTTAGTTGTAAACTTTCGAGCTGCAAG gCAGCAGTTGTCAAAGGCAAATTTTGACTCTCCTCCAATATCCCCAAAGACTCCAGCTTCAGCTGTCAAATGCAAAACTCCCAGAGAGAAAGGCCAGAAGTGTAAGAGCACCGTTTTGAGTCACTTTTTCCAAAAGAGGCCAAAGACATCTCCCTCGAAAGAAACCCGTCGAGAAAGTTCTGCTGCTCATTGTACTCAGCAGGGATCGCGGACTGCACGCACTTCCAATGTAATCAGCGCTGATCTGCATTCAGCTACTGCTCAACCTccagtgtgtgtgaaggaagAACCGATTGATGCGGAGGAGGGATCTATGCAGACGTTCATGTCAATCAAACAGGAGGACACATGCTCATACTTTATAAACACAGGAGCGGAGATGGCACATTCCTCTTCACCATTCAAAGATGTAAAGCCTGTAATCAAAG tggagTGTCCTGTGTGTTCTGTGAGCGTGCCGCAGCAGTTCATCAACAAGCATCTGGACACGTGTctgagcagaggagagaagaaggagagcttGAGGAG TTCCATTGGTGGGACAAGGCGCCCGATGGGGAAGGCGGTGTACAACCTGCTGTCCCTGCAGGAGCTGAAGAGGAGGCTGAGGGAGTGCCACCTCTCCATGCAGGGCTCACGGGACCAGATGATCAAAAGACACCGGGAGTTCGTCCAAATCTACAACGCTCAGTGTGATTCCTTAAACCCAAAATCAG CTGAAGATATTGCCAAAGAGGTGGAGGCCAATGAGAAGATCAAGAATCAGCTGCAGGGGAAAGCCAAACCT GTCCTGGTTTTCTCAAAGAAGCAGTCTGAGGAGGAGATAGAGGAAGTGCATTCTAACTATC GGAAGCAGCACAGCAGTGACTTTTCCCGTCTGATTGCTCAGGTCCGAGGTCGCCTAGAGACCAGCAGACAGACCCGCATCAAACAGGAAGCCGTTGCAGATGGAGGGGACAAACATAAACCACACTCTGCAG CTgtccaacaaacacaagctggtCTGGATCAGTCTCACCGCCATCATAATCGCTGGACAGCCACAGCATGCAACTCCACTCAGTACCAAAAAGCTCTCTTTACGCAAACAAACCAACACCAAGTGGCCGAATGTCAAAGTAAGCGACCAGCTGTTAATCATAGTGGAGCATTTAGCAGATGGGGGCATgctctaaataaatacatgaatgttGTCTTTTGCTGCCTATTTGTACACCTTTTAGAataa